A portion of the Bacillus sp. es.034 genome contains these proteins:
- the groL gene encoding chaperonin GroEL (60 kDa chaperone family; promotes refolding of misfolded polypeptides especially under stressful conditions; forms two stacked rings of heptamers to form a barrel-shaped 14mer; ends can be capped by GroES; misfolded proteins enter the barrel where they are refolded when GroES binds), with product MAKDIKFSEEARRSMLRGVDQLANAVKVTLGPKGRNVVLEKKFGSPLITNDGVTIAKEIELEDAFENMGAKLVAEVASKTNEIAGDGTTTATVLAQAMIREGLKNVTAGANPVGVRKGIEKAVQAAIEELKVISKPIEGKDSIAQVAAISAADEEVGQLIAEAMERVGNDGVITIEESKGFTTELDVVEGMQFDRGYASPYMVTDSDKMEAVLENPYILITDKKIGNIQEVLPVLEQVVQQGKPLLMVAEDVEGEALATLVVNKLRGTFNAVAVKAPGFGDRRKAMLEDLAVLTGGEVITEDLGLDLKSANITQLGRAAKVVVTKENTTVVEGSGDPEKIAARVNQIRAQLEESTSEFDKEKLQERLAKLAGGVAVVKVGAATETELKERKLRIEDALNSTRAAVEEGIVSGGGTALVNVYNKVASIEADADVATGINIVLRALEEPIRQIAHNAGLEGSIIVERLKKEEVGVGFNAATGEWVNMIEKGIVDPTKVTRSALQNAASVAAMFLTTEAVVADIPEEGGGMPDMSGMGGMGGMGGMM from the coding sequence ATGGCTAAAGATATTAAATTCAGTGAAGAAGCACGCCGTTCCATGCTTCGCGGTGTCGATCAATTAGCAAACGCAGTAAAAGTAACTCTTGGACCAAAAGGACGTAACGTGGTACTTGAGAAGAAATTCGGTTCACCACTTATTACAAATGACGGTGTAACCATTGCGAAAGAAATCGAACTTGAAGATGCATTCGAAAACATGGGTGCAAAACTGGTTGCTGAAGTAGCAAGCAAAACAAACGAAATCGCCGGTGACGGTACAACGACTGCAACGGTCCTTGCTCAAGCAATGATCCGTGAAGGTCTTAAAAACGTAACAGCTGGTGCAAACCCTGTCGGTGTACGTAAAGGGATCGAAAAAGCGGTTCAAGCTGCTATCGAAGAACTAAAAGTGATCTCTAAGCCAATCGAAGGCAAAGATTCCATCGCTCAGGTTGCAGCAATCTCAGCAGCTGACGAAGAAGTCGGTCAACTGATCGCAGAAGCAATGGAGCGCGTTGGAAACGACGGCGTTATCACAATCGAAGAATCCAAAGGTTTCACTACTGAACTTGATGTAGTAGAAGGAATGCAGTTCGACCGTGGATATGCATCTCCATACATGGTCACTGATTCTGATAAAATGGAAGCTGTCTTAGAAAATCCATACATCTTAATCACTGACAAGAAGATCGGAAACATCCAGGAAGTACTTCCTGTCCTTGAGCAAGTCGTACAACAAGGTAAGCCACTATTAATGGTAGCTGAAGATGTTGAAGGTGAAGCTCTTGCAACGCTTGTTGTAAACAAACTTCGCGGAACATTCAACGCAGTAGCTGTTAAAGCTCCTGGCTTCGGTGACCGTCGTAAAGCAATGCTTGAAGACTTAGCGGTTCTTACTGGTGGAGAAGTGATCACAGAAGATCTAGGCTTAGACCTTAAATCTGCGAACATCACTCAACTTGGCCGCGCTGCGAAAGTAGTCGTAACGAAAGAAAACACGACTGTCGTAGAAGGTTCCGGAGATCCAGAAAAAATCGCAGCTCGTGTAAACCAAATCCGTGCTCAATTAGAAGAGTCCACTTCTGAATTCGACAAGGAAAAATTACAAGAGCGCCTTGCTAAGCTTGCAGGTGGAGTAGCAGTCGTGAAAGTTGGAGCTGCAACTGAAACTGAGCTTAAAGAGCGTAAACTACGCATCGAAGACGCACTTAACTCTACTCGTGCAGCAGTAGAAGAAGGTATCGTATCCGGTGGTGGTACAGCACTCGTGAACGTATACAACAAAGTAGCATCAATCGAAGCGGATGCAGATGTAGCAACTGGTATCAACATCGTGCTGCGTGCTCTTGAAGAGCCGATCCGTCAAATCGCTCACAACGCTGGACTCGAAGGTTCTATCATCGTAGAACGTCTGAAGAAGGAAGAAGTAGGCGTTGGATTCAACGCAGCTACTGGTGAGTGGGTCAACATGATCGAAAAAGGTATCGTAGATCCAACCAAAGTAACTCGCTCTGCACTGCAAAACGCAGCGTCTGTTGCAGCAATGTTCCTGACTACCGAAGCAGTAGTAGCGGACATTCCTGAAGAAGGCGGCGGCATGCCGGATATGTCCGGTATGGGCGGCATGGGTGGAATGGGCGGCATGATGTAA